In a genomic window of Raphanus sativus cultivar WK10039 unplaced genomic scaffold, ASM80110v3 Scaffold1604, whole genome shotgun sequence:
- the LOC130504478 gene encoding uncharacterized protein LOC130504478 has translation MASSTIPPSKTQSRTVFQIGLIAAAKQLAVGVSGLASNSKRKLRRWTACYGSRDHEPVIHLQNDMTMMIMNSGGVYEADNGEPSMLLSGDQRRGPLWQKNILMGGKCQLPDFSGVILYDSDGLVVPPAKNSLPLLTWK, from the coding sequence ATGGCTAGTAGTACCATTCCACCATCCAAAACGCAGTCTCGTACAGTTTTTCAAATTGGTTTAATAGCCGCAGCAAAACAGCTTGCGGTTGGCGTTTCAGGGCTCGCTTCTAATTCAAAGAGGAAGCTTCGCCGTTGGACTGCCTGTTATGGCTCTAGAGATCATGAACCCGTTATACATCTCCAAAACGACATGACGATGATGATCATGAACAGTGGTGGTGTTTATGAGGCAGACAACGGCGAGCCGAGCATGCTGCTGAGTGGGGATCAGAGACGAGGTCCGTTGTGGCAGAAGAACATTCTCATGGGTGGAAAATGCCAGCTTCCGGATTTCTCCGGTGTTATCTTGTATGATTCCGATGGACTTGTTGTTCCTCCGGCCAAGAACTCTCTTCCTCTGCTCACCTGGAAGTAA
- the LOC130504477 gene encoding embryogenesis-like protein: MRRHSAIALRNLFTRSCPRVSQNLSTTSSPAAVNSLGGVSGRIWSPSPCRIPNASSNVSHENNQRRFSSDSNGPDVNKVVDEINLKFAEAREEIEMAMDAKETVYFNEEAECARAAVAEVMEMFEGLLGKVTEKEKSSLQRSMGLKMEQLKAELQQLNE; the protein is encoded by the coding sequence ATGCGTCGTCACTCAGCAATTGCTCTCCGAAACCTATTCACCAGAAGCTGTCCACGAGTCTCTCAGAATCTAAGCACTACCTCTTCTCCAGCTGCCGTAAACTCGCTCGGCGGCGTCTCGGGCCGTATCTGGTCTCCTTCGCCGTGTCGGATCCCCAACGCGTCATCAAACGTCTCCCACGAGAATAATCAGAGGAGATTCAGCAGCGACTCTAACGGGCCAGATGTGAACAAGGTTGTGGACGAGATCAATCTAAAGTTCGCGGAGGCGCGCGAGGAGATCGAGATGGCGATGGACGCGAAGGAGACGGTTTACTTTAACGAGGAAGCGGAGTGCGCGAGAGCAGCCGTGGCGGAGGTTATGGAGATGTTCGAGGGTTTGCTCGGGAAGGTAACGGAGAAAGAGAAATCGTCTCTGCAGAGGTCCATGGGGTTGAAGATGGAACAGCTGAAAGCTGAGCTTCAACAGCTTAACGAATGA